Proteins encoded in a region of the Ptychodera flava strain L36383 chromosome 4, AS_Pfla_20210202, whole genome shotgun sequence genome:
- the LOC139131608 gene encoding tRNA (carboxymethyluridine(34)-5-O)-methyltransferase alkbh8-like produces MAAHRADNATSLSKSQQQKIRRKQLRSQHMLMKHEGMKTTEQKTKNIFVANGGLGNGIQRRDLEKIFSHFGKLTQILMLPEKPYSFVSFNDENEAGKAVDHLHGKTMKSLTADAVNDVTLYLSYVHKVPTLYSSCGNLPKGVIIIEDFVDDELERRLVDSVTWDKDEQAVNEAQKTLKHRRVKHYGYEFRYDNNNVDKDRPLPDGIPTLYSDVIDDIMKTGHVQNRPDQITVNQYQPGQGIPPHIDTHSAFQDEIISLSLGSDVIMDFKHPAGQHIPMWLPRRSLLIMTDESRYLWTHGITPRKNDVIPVAQTTRESDEGGLTLHRRQTRTSFTFRAVRHGPCNCAYPEKCDSQQSQSAQDTNQSKSFLPQTEQEASSLEREHVHEVYETIAKHFSDTRHTPWPKVVEFLKEQPDSAIFADIGCGNGKYLGVNKMLFEIGCDRSQNLVEICKQRHFEAFVCDALSVPMRNSSCDVVISIAVIHHLSTQARRCKAIAEISRILRPGGQALIYVWAMEQEMYKVKSKYLKGLKPRQSGADDDSSKRMNSSTSSDKVCGPCSSADDDGQQCMHPSNGTEQRHTGTDDAIRTCGVDQRLACQSSGQENSVTDLSCANGIKSQGQADENETTVGANQDKEGNAHLESEKGEEDHVKNVDDKLNTVSQPESLPVHVNRTAFVKQDLLVPWHLKDKTSKKKQKKPQNTETKQLEDVSVDCATAQKAAVYHRFYHVFKEGELEALCEECQDVKIVKSYYDRGNWCVIIEKKEV; encoded by the exons ATGGCAGCCCACAGAGCTGACAATGCAACCTCTTTGAGCAAATCACAACAGCAAAAAATAAGACGGAAACAACTGCGATCACAGCACATGTTGATGAAACACGAAGGAATGAAAACAACCGAACAAAAAACAAAG AATATCTTTGTCGCCAATGGAGGCCTTGGTAATGGAATACAACGAAGAGACCTGGAAAAAATCTTCAGTCATTTTGGCAAGCTAACACAGATACTGATGCTGCCAGAAAAACCATACTCATTTGTATCTTTCAATGATGAGAATGAGGCTGGGAAAGCAGTGGATCATTTGCATGGGAAAACAATGAAATCTCTGACAGCTGATGCTGTCAATGATGTCACATTATATTTATCATATGTCCATAAAG TTCCAACTTTGTACAGCAGCTGTGGAAATCTGCCAAAAGGAGTCATCATTATCGAGGACTTTGTTGATGATGAATTGGAGAGAAGACTAGTAGACAGTGTGACATGGGATAAAGATGAGCAGGCTGTGAATGAAG CGCAAAAGACTCTAAAGCACAGAAGAGTCAAGCATTACGGATATGAGTTCAGATATGACAACAACAATGTTGATAAAGACAGGCCGCTGCCTGATGGGATACCAACTCTTTACAGTGATGTCATCGATGACATCATGAAAACTGGGCATGTGCAGAACAGACCTGATCAGATCACCGTTAATCAGTACCAGCCTGGCCAAG GTATTCCTCCACACATTGATACCCATTCAGCTTTTCAAGATGAGATTATTTCACTGAGTCTTGGCTCAGAT GTCATAATGGATTTCAAGCATCCTGCAGGTCAACACATACCAATGTGGTTACCACGGAGAAGTCTGCTGATAATGACTGATGAGAGTCGATACCTGTGGACTCATGG AATTACTCCAAGGAAGAATGATGTTATTCCCGTTGCCCAGACAACCAGGGAGAGTGATGAGGGGGGACTCACTTTACACAGACGTCAAACAAGAACTTCATTTACATTCAGAGCTGTGAGACATGGACCTTGTAATTGTG CATATCCAGAGAAGTGTGACTCACAACAGAGCCAATCAGCCCAAGACACAAATCAAAGCAAGAGTTTCCTGCCACAAACTGAGCAGGAGGCATCTTCTCTGGAAAGAGAGCATGTGCATGAAGTGTACGAGACGATTGCCAAGCACTTCAGTGATACCAGACACACACCATGGCCGAAAGTTGTGGAGTTTTTGAAAGAACAGCCTGACAGTGCAATATTTGCCGACATCG GATGTGGAAACGGAAAATATCTTGGTGTCAATAAGATGTTGTTTGAG ATTGGATGTGATCGTAGTCAGAACTTAGTAGAGATCTGTAAGCAGAGACATTTTGAAGCATTTGTCTGCGATGCTCTCTCAGTACCAATGCGTAACAGTAGCTGTGATGTGGTCATATCCATTGCAGTCATACACCATCTGTCAACTCAG GCAAGAAGATGCAAAGCCATCGCTGAGATTTCAAGAATTTTGAGACCAGGTGGACAAGCACTGATATATGTTTGGGCTATGGAACAAGAAATGTACAAGGTGAAGTCCAAGTATCTCAAAGGATTAAAGCCAAGGCAGTCTGGTGCTGATGATGACAGTAGCAAAAGGATGAATTCTTCGACTTCATCTGACAAAGTTTGTGGACCATGCAGCAGTGCTGATGATGATGGACAGCAGTGCATGCATCCATCAAATGGGACAGAACAGAGACACACGGGGACGGATGATGCAATCAGAACATGTGGCGTTGATCAGAGGTTAGCGTGTCAATCATCAGGTCAGGAAAACAGTGTGACTGATCTGTCATGTGCCAATGGCATTAAAAGTCAAGGTCAGGcagatgagaatgaaacaacaGTAGGCGCAAATCAAGACAAGGAAGGAAACGCACATTTAGAAAGTGAAAAGGGAGAAGAGGATCATGTGAAAAATGTTGATGATAAACTGAACACTGTGTCGCAACCAGAGTCTCTACCAGTTCATGTGAATAGGACGGCTTTTGTGAAGCAAGACTTGCTTGTCCCGTGGCACCTAAAAGACAAAACATCAaagaagaaacaaaagaaaccccaaaacactgaaacaaaacaGCTTGAGGACGTAAGTGTTGATTGTGCAACCGCTCAGAAGGCAGCTGTCTATCATAGATTCTATCATGTCTTCAAAGAGGGTGAATTGGAAGCCCTTTGTGAAGAGTGTCAGGatgtgaaaattgtgaaaagttaCTATGATCGAGGAAATTGGTGTGTCATCATTGAGAAGAAAGAAGTATGA
- the LOC139131609 gene encoding ELMO domain-containing protein 2-like, with translation MWWQQAWLYIYFTFLRGMIKWLLHKITGACELQRICRKYEPGAKRTKKIESSLRSSRTAVVKKALTNEIIIDVAINNIMLVKGIIAEEDPGFAPALNVCLTQIRGYKKLVTEVDSLRKTPYNSDDSEHENMLTQFWELLMPNNKLQGRITKQWGEIGFQGDDPKTDFRGMGMLGLHNLVFFASHFNNEARQTLSHSHHPKFGYSFAIVGINITSMACYLLNQGILKVHFYNLTQSEPSMAEFHQVYCYLLFEFDKFWFKEKPRDVMEFSRIREKFQKKITKMLKDQHQVLEGCFFRS, from the exons ATGTGGTGGCAGCAGGCCTGGCTGTATATCTACTTCACCTTCCTTCGAGGAATGATCAAATGGCTTCTACACAAAATTACTGGTGCTTGTGAACTGCAGAGAATCTGCAGGAAATATGAACCTGGTGCTAAGAGGACCAAGAAAATTG AGTCCTCTCTCAGAAGCTCACGCACTGCCGTTGTCAAGAAAGCTCTGACAAATGAAATCATCATTGATGTAGCCATCAATAACATCATGTTAGTGAAGGGAATCATTGCTGAAGAGGATCCTGG ATTTGCTCCAGCTCTCAATGTATGCCTGACACAGATACGTGGATACAAAAAACTGGTAACTGAAGTAGATTCACTCAGAAAAACACCATACAACTCTGACGACTCTGAACATGAAAATATGCTCACTCAG TTTTGGGAACTCCTTATGCCAAACAATAAGTTACAAGGACGGATCACAAAGCAATGGGGTGAAATTGGTTTCCAAGGAGATGACCCCAAAACTGACTTCAGGGGAATGG GTATGCTTGGACTGCATAATTTAGT TTTCTTTGCAAGCCATTTTAACAATGAGGCAAGACAGACATTATCTCATTCTCATCATCCAAAGTTTGG ATATTCCTTCGCAATTGTTGGTATCAACATCACAAGCATGGCATGCTATCTGTTGAACCAGGGAATCCTGAAAGTTCACTTCTACAATTTGACCCAGTCTGAACCCAGCATGGCCGAATTCCATCAAGTCTACT GTTACCTGCTGtttgagtttgacaaatttTGGTTCAAGGAAAAACCAAGAGACGTGATGGAATTCAGCCGAATCCGGGAAAAATTCCAGAAGAAAATAACTAAGATGCTGAAGGACCAGCATCAAGTTCTGGAAGGATGTTTTTTCCGTTCATGA